From the Glandiceps talaboti chromosome 10, keGlaTala1.1, whole genome shotgun sequence genome, one window contains:
- the LOC144440780 gene encoding ATP-binding cassette sub-family F member 1-like has product MPKKKNQRGKKGKQQDDFQEKDDKIVDSIAALAVESDDDEEDESLIVKKKGKGKPSKPKGGFAALADLDDGDMDDENEDGDDDDDDDVKDEEKHTQQNDVRGNDTKAENDINEKEGTKDDTKEASIKEEKAPKPKKMTNKEKKKKKKMEEFQQQLGDMEVQSQFSVSQQESTAKGALLENATDIKIDKFSISARGKDLFVNASLNITQGRRYGLVGPNGHGKTTLLNHIAKRALSIPPNIDVLICEQEVVADETPAIDAVLKADTKRLKLLAEEKLLIDKNAAGDDTVVERLQQVYEELDAIGAASAEARARRILAGLQFTTEMQSRPTKHFSGGWRMRVSLARALFMEPTLLLLDEPTNHLDLNAVIWLDNYLQNWKKTLLVVSHDQQFLDDVCSDIIHLDNQKLYYYKGNYNTFKKMLKQKRKEQHKEYDKQEKKLRELKSRGHSSKQAEKKTKEVLTRKQEKGRKKVQQDDEDAAPVELLKKPREYTVKFTFPNPPPLNPPILGLHSVTFGYPTMPVLFKDIDFGIDLSSRIAIVGPNGVGKTTLLKLLMGELEPVQGERRKNHRLRVGMYSQHSADQLDLDESPVEHLRRLFNLSYQDSRKTLGRFGLVSYAHEIKIRDLSGGQKSRVAFADLSCRQPDVLIMDEPTNNLDIESIDALADAMNQFEGGVIIVSHDARLILETDCQLWVVEDQTINEIDGDFDEYKREVLESLGEEVVKNSKAV; this is encoded by the exons ATGCCGAAGAAGAAAAATCAGCGAGGAAAAAAGGGCAAACAACAGGACGATTTCCAGGAAAAGGACGACAAGATTGTCGATTCGATAGCAGCTCTCGCTGTTGAAAGTGATGACGATGAAGAAGACGAATCGTTGATCGTGAAAAAGAAGGGGAAAGGAAAACCATCGAAACCAAAAG GTGGGTTTGCTGCATTGGCAGATTTAGATGATGGAGACATGGATGACGAGAATgaagatggtgatgatgatgatgatgatgatgtaaaggatgaagaaaaacatacacaacaaaaTGATGTACGGGGAAATGATACAAAGGCAGAAAATGACATCAATGAGAAGGAAGGAACGAAAGATGATACAAAGGAAGCAAGTATAAAAG aAGAAAAAGCGCCAAAACCAAAGAAAATGACCAATaaagagaagaagaaaaaaaagaaaatg GAAGAATTCCAGCAACAACTTGGCGATATGGAAGTTCAAAGTCAATTTTCAGTTTCACAACAAGAATCGACTGCCAAAGGAGCATTGTTAGAAAATGCTACGGATATAAAG ATTGACAAGTTTTCGATATCAGCCAGAGGAAAAGATCTCTTTGTGAATGCCTCATTGAACATTACACAGGGGAGGAGGTATGGTCTTGTAGGACCCAATGG CCATGGCAAGACAACATTATTAAATCATATTGCAAAAAGAGCTTTATCTATTCCACCCAACATAGATGTTTTAATTTGTGAGCAAG AGGTGGTAGCTGATGAGACGCCAGCTATTGATGCAGTCTTAAAGGCAGACACAAAGAGATTAAAATTACTAGCGGAG GAAAAACTTTTAATTGACAAAAATGCAGCAGGTGATGACACCGTCGTAGAAAGGCTACAACAG GTGTATGAGGAACTAGATGCCATTGGTGCTGCCTCTGCAGAAGCCAGAGCTAGGCGGATATTGGCT GGTTTACAGTTTACAACTGAAATGCAGTCTAGACCAACTAAACACTTCTCTGGTGGTTGGAGAATGAGAGTTTCTTTAGCAAG GGCATTATTTATGGAGCCAACGCTACTTTTACTGGATGAACCTACAAATCATTTAGATTTGAATGCTGTCATTTGGTTGGACAA TTATCTTCAGAACTGGAAGAAGACATTACTGGTTGTGTCCCATGACCAGCAATTCCTTGACGATGTATGTTCAGATATTATACATTTAG ataACCAGAAGCTTTATTACTACAAAGGAAACTATA ATACTTTCAAGAAAATGTTGAAACAGAAGAGAAAAGAGCAACACAAAGAGTATGACAAACAG GAAAAAAAGCTTCGAGAGTTGAAATCAAGAGGACATTCATCAAAGCAAGCG GAAAAGAAAACCAAAGAAGTGTTGACAAGGAAACAAGAGAAAGGCAGAAAGAAAGTCCAACAAGATGATGAAGATGCAGCACCAGTAGAACTTCTTAAGAAACCCAGGGAATACACTGTCAAGTTTACATTCCCAAATCCACCACCCTTGAATCCACCAATTCTTGGACTTCATT CTGTAACTTTTGGCTATCCTACTATGCCTGTATTATTCAAAGACATAGATTTTGGTATTGATTTATCATCCAGaa TTGCCATAGTAGGACCTAATGGAGTGGGTAAAACAACCCTGTTGAAGCTTCTCATGGGAGAACTAGAACCA GTCCAAGGTGAACGTCGGAAAAATCATCGTTTGAGAGTGGGTATGTACAGTCAACATTCTGCAGATCAACTTGATTTAGATGAATCTCCTGTTGAACATTTACGA AGATTATTTAACCTGAGTTACCAAGATTCCAGGAAGACGTTAGGAAGGTTTGGACTGGTTAGTTACGCTCATGAAATCAAGATCAGAGATCTCTCAGGAGGACAGAAATCCAGAGTAGCATTTGCAGACCTGTCATGCAGACAACCAGATGTACTCATAATG GATGAACCTACAAATAACTTAGATATTGAATCTATCGATGCACTCGCTGATGCCATGAACCAGTTTGAAGGAG GTGTTATAATCGTAAGTCACGACGCCCGTCTTATACTTGAAACCGATTGTCAACTATGGGTTGTTGAAGACCAGACCATCAATGAAATAGACGGAGACTTTGATGAATACAAACGTGAAGTACTAGAGTCACTTGGTGAAGAAGTGGTGAAGAATTCCAAGGCAGTCTAA